GACCACCACGCCAACCCCACCCGTCGTTACCAGACGCTGCGCAGCATGGACGGGGCGCCGAACCTGCCCAGCGGGTACGCATCGATGATCTCGCTGACCTACTTCCCGCCGCTGTGGCGCAAGGTGATGGACCACCGGGTGCTCGAGCACTACGACGGCGACATCACCAGGGTCAACCTGCACCCCCGGGTGCGCGCCAAGATGCTGGCGCGGTACGGGGCCGTGCAAGGAGCCCGGCAACGAGACGCAGCATGATGGCGGCCTATCGGTGCCCGGTCTGCGACTACGTCTACGACGAGGCCAAAGGTGAAGCCAGGGAAGGGTTTCCAGCCGGCACCCGATGGGAGCAGATTCCCGACGAGTGGTGCTGTCCGGACTGCGCCGTCCGGGAGAAGGTCGATTTCGAAAAGGTCTAGTCCGACTCCGGTGCGCGCCGCGTCGGCGCGGCGTGCCGAGGAGCCGAATCAAGTAACGCGAGGAGGAATCAAATGAGCGACTACAAACTGTTTCAGTGCGTCCAGTGCGGCTTCGAGTACGACGAGGCACTCGGCTGGCCGGACGAGGGCATCGCACCCGGCACCAGGTGGGAGGACATCCCGGAGGACTGGAGCTGCCCGGACTGCGGGGCGGCGAAGTCCGACTTCGTGATGGTGGAGGTGGCCCGGTCGTGATGGAGACCAACGTGCTGGCGGAAACAGATATTGTCGCGCCTGTGAAGCGGATTCCTTACGCCGAGGCATCGCGGGCCCTGTTGCGCGATTCAGTCCTGGATGCGATGCGGGATCTGTTGCTGACCCGCGACTGGTCGGCGATCACCCTGTCCGACGTGGCCCGCGCCGCAGGCGTCAGCCGGCAGACCATCTACAACGAGTTCGGCTCTCGGCAGGGCCTGGCACAGGGCTATGCGCTGCGCCTCACCGACCGCCTGGTCGACCGGGTGCATGCCGCGCTGGATGCCAACGTGGGCAATATCTTTGAGTCGTTCTTGCAGGGTTTTCGCGCTTTCTTCGCCGAGTCCGCGGCCGATCCACTGGTGATCTCGTTGCTGACCGGCGCCGCCAAGCCCGATTTGCTGCAGCTGATCACCACCGACAGCGCGCCCATCATCAACCGTGCGTCGGCCCGGCTGGCGAAGGCCTTCACCCAGACCTGGGTGGCCACCAGCGACGACGACGCCGGTGTGCTCTCGCGGGCGATCGTGCGGCTGTGCTTGAGCTATGTGCCGATGCCGCCGGAGGCCGACCACGACGTCG
The nucleotide sequence above comes from Mycobacterium pseudokansasii. Encoded proteins:
- a CDS encoding rubredoxin, which gives rise to MAAYRCPVCDYVYDEAKGEAREGFPAGTRWEQIPDEWCCPDCAVREKVDFEKV
- a CDS encoding rubredoxin codes for the protein MSDYKLFQCVQCGFEYDEALGWPDEGIAPGTRWEDIPEDWSCPDCGAAKSDFVMVEVARS
- the alkX gene encoding TetR family transcriptional regulator AlkX; amino-acid sequence: METNVLAETDIVAPVKRIPYAEASRALLRDSVLDAMRDLLLTRDWSAITLSDVARAAGVSRQTIYNEFGSRQGLAQGYALRLTDRLVDRVHAALDANVGNIFESFLQGFRAFFAESAADPLVISLLTGAAKPDLLQLITTDSAPIINRASARLAKAFTQTWVATSDDDAGVLSRAIVRLCLSYVPMPPEADHDVAADLARLMTPFAERHGVINIP